Proteins found in one Fusarium keratoplasticum isolate Fu6.1 chromosome 12, whole genome shotgun sequence genomic segment:
- a CDS encoding Sulfatase domain-containing protein, protein MLRISAVSFETPLRVALTLFSRFANRKFFFTFAALAVWNAKIIHIHAHLSAVPANQLRQWGYSFFAQDVAILVLIRLLLDRWVVGLAFVSRLAMYFLTSIIILYNAALGIIAVSFYLVAGSEIHLRNVSLPTDPSSRALILSGSLSFTAVLSLTLLFSWLLQDFCYSFWGYAADVANWPFATTLRLFRRIRPQSAYSQIPQLDIEDPTKLVYDDESSSSSFFDDDAQRQTLSVPLRLALQLIERLGLDIAPSKLKSFLNISTYTIVTIALLALVFSAFARPHDRSLIFLSWTTALLPFVDFSASSPMLEQLPSVFGTGIQRTWDHRTSLADPAPLDWLPKDNMLAGFEDWYSGREHYSANADPLKISNLDDDVLSELRDKLQHVPVKHVLLFFLESTRNDVFPIKKDTVLYDRLVDSFPEKKLPKEAMDRLATLTPTANYITGDYDDGFERDEASKVKRGGLHFTNAHTTGTYTLKSLVGTLCGIAPLMADFNLDYRHHVYQPCLAQVFEALNKLRDSEEEDAHPYNASKWQSYYYQAATMLYDKQYELVSGLGFPQEHIISREYLRSPNATHGPVTLPNINAFAFEEDPLEDYFRDVFVSAKENDERVFLTHLTSTSHHAFKMPEHEQYVPVAKGLDMLSHYVNSEGYDDKWLRKVLDLLDEQGVANETLIVFVGDHGLSMPENDVVSPYYNPNVGIDHVPLVFSHPLLPAFDVRDAVHSSQIVPTILDLLVETGSLNKASRQAATDLMRNYEGQSLIRPMQKFNNETGQGNWQFTVVNPGRAVITARDARYPERHLVVPIIDNVEWRLSNLTADPAQHDSVQGFDFISFLGSVERKHGTEVAHWVEEGAFISRWWVEENSKRWRFGAYSNQEP, encoded by the coding sequence ATGCTCCGGATATCGGCAGTCTCCTTTGAGACGCCTCTAAGGGTTGCCCTCACCCTCTTCTCGCGCTTCGCGAACCGGAAGTTCTTCTTCACGTTTGCTGCTCTCGCTGTTTGGAACGCCAAGATCATTCACATACATGCTCATCTCTCTGCCGTGCCCGCAAATCAACTGCGACAATGGGGCTACTCGTTCTTTGCCCAAGATGTTGCTATCCTTGTCTTGATAcggctcctccttgatcgcTGGGTGGTTGGCTTGGCTTTTGTGTCGCGGCTGGCGATGTACTTCTTgaccagcatcatcatcctttACAACGCCGCTCTTGGCATTATCGCAGTCTCTTTTTACCTCGTCGCAGGCTCCGAGATCCACCTGCGAAACGTTTCTCTCCCCACCGATCCTTCGTCGCGAGCTCTGATCCTGTCAGGAAGCTTGTCATTCACGGCCGTCCTTTCTCTTactctcctcttcagctggcTGCTACAAGACTTCTGTTACAGCTTCTGGGGCTACGCTGCCGATGTCGCCAACTGGCCCTTTGCGACAACATTGCGACTGTTCCGCCGGATTCGTCCTCAATCCGCATACTCCCAGATCCCCCAGCTCGATATCGAAGACCCCACCAAGCTCGTGTACGATGACGAGAGttcctccagcagcttctttgacgatgatgcGCAGCGCCAGACGCTGTCCGTACCGCTTCGACTTGCCCTGCAACTGATCGAGAGATTGGGACTTGACATTGCCCCATCGAAGCTCAAGTCCTTCCTCAATATCTCTACGTATACCATCGTCACAATAGCCCTCCTCGCACTTGTCTTCTCGGCTTTTGCCCGACCCCACGACCGATCGCTTATCTTCCTTTCTTGGACGACCGCATTGCTGCCATTCGTCGacttctcagcctcgtcgccgaTGCTCGAACAACTGCCTTCGGTATTCGGCACTGGCATTCAACGTACCTGGGATCACCGAACATCCCTTGCCGATCCGGCGCCTCTAGACTGGCTGCCAAAGGATAACATGCTGGCGGGCTTTGAGGACTGGTATTCAGGGAGAGAGCATTACAGCGCAAACGCCGACCCCTTGAAGATTTCgaacctcgacgacgatgtgCTATCCGAGCTGCGCGACAAGTTACAACATGTCCCCGTGAAGCATGtacttctcttctttctcgaGAGCACGAGGAATGACGTCTTTCCCATAAAGAAGGACACCGTCCTATACGATCGTCTGGTCGATTCTTTCCCTGAAAAGAAGCTCCCGAAGGAGGCAATGGATCGGCTCGCAACACTGACACCAACCGCCAACTACATCACTGGCGACTACGACGATGGTTTCGAGCGAGATGAAGCATCCAAGGTCAAGCGTGGAGGCCTTCACTTCACCAATGCGCATACAACGGGCACATACACGCTCAAAAGCTTGGTTGGCACGCTTTGCGGTATCGCGCCCTTGATGGCCGACTTCAACCTCGACTACCGGCACCATGTGTATCAGCCTTGTTTGGCGCAGGTTTTTGAAGCCTTGAACAAGCTGAGAGActcggaagaggaggatgcgcACCCATATAATGCTTCAAAATGGCAATCGTACTATTACCAGGCCGCCACCATGCTATACGACAAGCAATACGAGCTTGTCTCTGGCCTCGGATTTCCACAGGAGCACATCATCAGCCGAGAATATCTTCGATCGCCAAATGCCACTCACGGACCCGTCACATTACCCAACATCAATGCCTTTGCTTTCGAGGAGGATCCGCTCGAAGACTATTTCCGCGACGTCTTTGTTTCGGCCAAGGAGAATGACGAGAGAGTCTTCCTCACGCACTTGACCAGTACGAGTCACCACgccttcaagatgcccgAACACGAGCAATACGTGCCCGTGGCGAAGGGTCTCGATATGCTGTCGCATTATGTCAACTCGGAGGGTTACGACGACAAATGGTTGCGCAAGGTTCTGGACCTTTTGGATGAGCAGGGCGTCGCCAATGAGACTCTAATCGTCTTTGTTGGTGACCATGGCCTTTCGATGCCCGAAAACGACGTCGTTTCACCTTATTACAACCCCAATGTCGGCATCGACCACGTTCCCCTCGTCTTCTCTCATCCTCTGCTGCCCGCCTTTGACGTTCGCGATGCAGTGCATTCGTCACAGATCGTTCCGACCATCTTGGACTTGCTTGTGGAGACGGGATCATTAAACAAGGCGAGCCGCCAAGCAGCGACTGATTTGATGCGTAATTACGAAGGACAATCACTTATTCGACCTATGCAAAAATTCAACAATGAAACAGGCCAAGGCAACTGGCAATTCACGGTCGTCAACCCTGGAAGAGCTGTGATAACTGCTCGTGATGCCCGTTACCCCGAGAGACATCTCGTGGTacccatcatcgacaacgtCGAGTGGCGACTCAGCAACCTCACAGCCGACCCTGCCCAGCATGATTCTGTGCAAGGCTTCGACTTTATCTCCTTCCTGGGTAGTGTTGAGAGAAAACACGGCACAGAAGTGGCACACTGGGTAGAAGAGGGGGCATTCATCAGTAGATGGTGGGTAGAAGAGAACAGCAAGCGTTGGCGTTTTGGAGCATACTCAAACCAAGAGCCTTGA
- a CDS encoding NADPH-dependent AMKP reductase, with protein MASENLNGSELLAGSLFNVNGLVALVTGGGSGIGLMITKVLVQNGATVYIAGRRKHMLDEVANSLGPNVIPVQCDVTSKSALQEAASFIEKDTGYLNLLVCNSGIGGPQVKQVTAETSLEEWAKGNFDIDYDAYVNTFAVNTASVWYTTMAFLGLLGKGNEQKNVDQTSQVIITSSIAGYNKKAPGGWAYGQSKAAAILAAKQLAVTLPQWGIRTNCIAPGLFPSEMSEPIVKLYSDASGQPGAVPSEMVPLQRMGDEKDMGGTLLYLASRAGAYTNGAVIVVDGGRLGNFPAAN; from the exons ATGGCTTCCGAAAACTTGAATGGCAGTGAGCTTCTCGCCGGGTCGTTGTTCAATGTCAACGGCCTCGTTGCGCTAGTTACAGGCGGAGGTTCAG GCATTGGACTCATGATCACCAAAGTCCTTGTTCAAAATGGTGCCACGGTTTACATCGCAGGCCGAAGAAAGCACATGTTGGACGAGGTGGCCAACTCACTTGGCCCAAATGTGATTCCAGTGCAATGCGATGTCACCTCCAAGTCGGCACTTCAAGAGGCCGCCTCATTTATCGAGAAAGATACCGGATATCTCAACCTCTTGGTCTGCAACTCTGGCATCGGTGGCCCTCAGGTCAAGCAAGTTACAGCCGAGACCAGCCTGGAAGAATGGGCAAAGGGCAACTTCGACATTGACTATGACGCTTACGTGAATACCTTTGCGGTCAACACAGCCTCAGTGTGGTATACGACTATGGCCTTCCTTGGACTCCTCGGCAAGGGAAATGAACAGAAAAATGTGGATCAGACGTCGcaggtcatcatcacgaGCTCAATTGCCGGATACAACAAAAAGGCCCCTGGAGGTTGGGCCTATGGCCAATCCAAGGCCGCAGCCATCCTGGCGGCCAAGCAACTTGCGGTGACTCTCCCACAGTGGGGAATTCG GACAAATTGCATCGCTCCTGGAT TGTTCCCGAGCGAGATGTCCGAGCCAATCGTAAAGCTCTACTCCGATGCTTCAGGCCAGCCAGGTGCCGTTCCGAGCGAGATGGTCCCACTGCAGAGGATGGGAGACGAGAAGGACATGGGAGGCACGCTCCTGTACCTTGCATCTCGCGCTGGGGCATACACCAACGGCGCCGTTATAGTGGTCGACGGTGGTCGTCTGGGCAATTTCCCTGCGGCCAATTGA
- a CDS encoding AAA domain-containing protein, producing MARSAQRGRGGRGRGRRFPPIPRHFHPPPPPPPPRAAKPPRPPRDGELQYMVLKEEAERRERILADRRRVASKWRPKIPQVRKVNFENFKNRFQDVDEPDYAIDVLMGGPTTQAQIRREHGQRRREEIARLRQSYLSLKNNGSGSSQNKIDAYERARREKKGDALQSSENEIQRIRIQSQPVLGHLTALMNDTDQRSTPRTFMRPFKALVHFQPKMKEILATLEEKWADFEELDSDQSEAVELSAGEEVDIEPEVLEAEDMGSAKGEGEEEDDGADTESLESVDSNADEDFEGLMDSPEALRDMRCYVEFIDNEILPLHSRFDGTGAEKVKFDDLWSLFRVGDLIYMPASGETGGRYHEVWRIYKTRAPDPETSYPTTGWDFFEDEHQINENSKFKISAYYIDHDGSNFGAVQRKFEIESFVGERSIESLEVFPIRYRHNHQRLLQSLKQQGRKFMDYLADRHQQYSAWTLTRNPPSGQTEPDEEILDDQEYQKMRHPEFVESDLIVDLTEAYQKMPDWMPRFHQLTMNKSIRCEIKDDEMPIQHWFNGSRGTLAYSQSEIIQHADGVETRQRRDNLAADSFLRYRIKGSRTFETDPKALELRDEDLALLPKRMFAYALRERRFWPIDLNFLKPVRREPGVFENLRIQSDYKDVVRGLVMSHFQKKALERKYADIAIEGPSQDLIQGKGRGLVVLLHGVPGVGKTATAEAVAMENRKPLFVITCGDLGLTPHEVESSLKNVFRLAHLWDCVLLLDEADVFLSQRSKLDMKRNALVSVFLRVLEYYNGLLFLTTNRVGTIDEAFKSRIHLSLYYPPLDKTQTREIFRLNMAKLKEIESERSRMTGEPALVIKEGDIIDFATKHYEELARSTGCWNGRQIRSAFQIASSLAIHDYSNQAALAHSRGQRAPVAPVLDRTWFEKVQMSTQSFDRHMKKESGAYDAELPLRNTFFEGRFE from the coding sequence ATGGCTCGCTCAGcacaaagaggaagaggcggtCGTGGTCGTGGCCGTCGCTTCCCACCCATTCCACGACACTtccaccctcctcctccccctcccccgccaCGCGCTGCAAAGCCTCCGCGTCCTCCTCGTGATGGAGAACTTCAGTACATGGTTCtgaaggaagaagccgagcGTCGCGAACGCATCCTCGCTGATCGACGCCGGGTCGCCTCCAAATGGCGTCCCAAGATCCCTCAGGTTCGCAAGGTTAACTTTGAGAACTTTAAGAACCGCTTCCAGGACGTCGATGAACCCGACTATGCCATTGACGTTCTCATGGGCGGTCCTACCACCCAGGCCCAGATCCGCCGCGAGCATGGACAGCGTCGCCGTGAGGAGATTGCTCGTCTCCGGCAGAGCTACCTCTCCCTCAAGAACAacggctctggctcttcccAGAACAAGATCGACGCCTATGAGAGGGCCAGacgcgagaagaagggcgatGCGCTTCAATCATCTGAAAATGAGATTCAGCGCATCCGTATCCAGTCTCAGCCAGTCCTCGGTCACTTGACTGCCCTCATGAACGACACGGATCAACGATCAACTCCCCGCACCTTCATGAGGCCGTTCAAGGCCTTGGTGCACTTCCAgcccaagatgaaggagattcTTGCCACTCTGGAGGAGAAGTGGGCAGACTTTGAGGAGCTAGACAGTGATCAGtctgaggctgttgagcttTCTGCTGGCGAGGAAGTTGATATCGAGCCCGAGGTCCTGGAGGCCGAAGACATGGGCTCTGCcaagggagagggagaggaggaagacgacggtGCTGACACTGAGTCCCTTGAGTCTGTCGACTCCAACGCCGACGAAGACTTCGAGGGCCTCATGGACAGCCCTGAGGCGTTGAGAGACATGCGATGCTATGTCGAGTTCATTGACAACGAAATCCTTCCTCTGCACTCCCGCTTCGATGGTACTGGTGCCGAGAAGGTCAAATTTGATGACCTCTGGTCTCTGTTCCGCGTCGGCGACCTCATCTACATGCCCGCATCCGGCGAGACTGGCGGCCGCTACCACGAGGTCTGGCGTATCTACAAGACGAGGGCCCCTGACCCCGAGACATCGTATCCCACAACTGGATGGGACTTTTTCGAGGATGAACACCAGATCAACGAGAActccaagttcaagatcTCGGCCTATTATATCGACCACGATGGCTCCAACTTTGGTGCTGTGCAGCGCAAGTTCGAGATTGAGTCTTTCGTAGGAGAACGCTCCATCGAGTCATTGGAGGTGTTCCCCATCCGATACCGCCACAACCACCAGCGGCTCCTTCAGTCGCTCAAGCAGCAGGGCCGCAAGTTCATGGACTACCTTGCGGATCGCCACCAGCAGTACAGCGCCTGGACCCTGACCAGGAACCCGCCCTCTGGCCAGACGGAGCCAGATGAGGAGATTCTGGACGACCAGGAGTACCAGAAGATGCGCCACCCCGAGTTCGTCGAGAGTGATCTCATTGTCGATCTCACAGAGGCGTATCAGAAGATGCCTGACTGGATGCCGAGATTCCATCAGCTGACCATGAACAAGTCAATCCGATGTGagatcaaggatgatgagatgcCGATCCAGCATTGGTTCAACGGCTCTCGCGGAACTCTCGCGTACTCACAGTCTGAGATTATCCAGCACGCAGACGGAGTTGAGACCCGCCAGCGACGTGACAACCTCGCGGCCGATTCCTTCCTGCGCTATCGTATCAAGGGCAGCCGAACCTTTGAGACGGACCCCAAGGCTTTGGAGCTTCGTGACGAAGACCTGGCTCTTCTTCCCAAGCGCATGTTCGCCTATGCCCTCCGAGAGCGTCGCTTCTGGCCCATCGACTTGAACTTCCTCAAGCCGGTGCGCCGAGAGCCTGGAGTCTTCGAGAACCTCCGGATCCAGAGCGACTACAAGGATGTCGTGCGTGGTTTGGTCATGTCTCATttccagaagaaggctctGGAGCGCAAGTATGCAGACATTGCCATTGAGGGTCCCAGCCAGGATCTGATTCAGGGCAAGGGTCGTGGTCTTGTTGTCCTTCTCCACGGTGTTCCCGGTGTCGGAAAGACAGCCACGGCAGAGGCTGTGGCCATGGAGAACCGCAAGCCGCTGTTCGTCATTACCTGCGGTGACCTTGGTCTGACACCCCACGAGGTTGAGTCTTCGCTCAAGAACGTGTTCCGCCTCGCCCACCTGTGGGATTGtgttctccttctcgatgaggcAGATGTCTTCCTGTCGCAGCGTTCTAAGCTCGACATGAAGCGAAATGCTCTCGTCTCGGTGTTCCTCCGAGTCCTGGAGTACTACAACGGTCTTCTGttcctcaccaccaaccgAGTCGGcaccatcgacgaggccTTCAAGTCTCGTATTCACCTGTCCCTGTACTATCCTCCTCTGGATAAGACGCAGACCCGCGAGATCTTCCGCCTgaacatggccaagctcaaggagatcgagTCGGAGCGCAGCAGGATGACGGGCGAGCCCGCCCTCGTGATCAAGGAGGGCGATATCATCGACTTTGCTACCAAGCACTACGAGGAGCTCGCCAGATCTACAGGCTGCTGGAACGGTCGACAGATCCGAAGCGCCTTCCAGATCGCATCCAGCCTTGCCATCCACGACTACTCCAACCAGGCGGCGCTGGCTCACTCTCGTGGCCAGCGTGCTCCTGTCGCGCCTGTTCTGGATAGGACTTGGTTCGAGAAGGTGCAGATGTCGACTCAGAGCTTCGATCGCCACATGAAGAAGGAGTCGGGAGCTTATGATGCTGAACTGCCTCTTCGAAACACGTTCTTTGAGGGCCGATTCGAGTAA